The window GGTATGTTTGCGGCTGCCGCCTTATCAACAGCTACCGCACAGGCCTTTGCATCCTGAGGATTAAGGATAATAGCATTCACTCCGTCAGAAATCATTGTTTCAACCTGATTTATTTGTGTGTTTGGATCATAGTTACCATCATAAATTTTGAGCTCAACCCCTAATTCAGCGGCCTTCTTCTTTGCAGCATTTGAAAGGCGGACTGTGAATTCATTTTTCAGACTGTAAAGTGTCATTCCAACAACAAGTTTTTTGTCAGCCGGTTTGTTAGCTTGAGATGATGTGCTTGAAGACTTGGTTTCGTCCGATGAATTTTTACCAGTGTCAGAAGAACAAGCTGCGAAAGAGATTAGCATTATTACAGCTACTAGCATTGCCACGAGTCTTTTCATTGTTTTCATAACTATTTCTCCTTTAAATTTTAATTTAATAATAAACCGTTTTTTATAAACGGATATTAATCATTAGAACTGTTCAGACTATCCATCATAACAGCGGCAATAATTATCAAACCTTTAATAATTAACTGCCAGTAGGAGGATACTGCCATCATATCCAAACCATTATTCAGAGCTGCTATTATAAGAACACCCACAAGAGTTCCCCACAATCTGCCCTTACCGCCTGCCAAACTGGTTCCTCCCATTACAACAGCTGCAATAGCATCAGTCTCATAGTTTTGTCCTGCCATCGCCAAGCCGGAAGACACACGGGAGGTCAATACTACCCCTGCCAGTCCTGCCAAAACCCCTGCTATCATATATGCCGACCATTTTATCTTCTTGACGTTAATACCTGAAAGACGAGCTGCTTTGGCATTTCCGCCTACTCCAAAAATGTACCTTCCGTATTTAGCCTTGTATATAAGAATACTGCAAATAATAAATACTACTACAAGGATAATAACTGGGATTGGTATAATTCCAACATTACCGCCGCCAATTTTCAGAAACCCTTCACTTAATCCCGGTACCGGTTGTGCATTGCTGGCCAGATAAGTAATTCCTCTGGCGACACTTAACATACCCAACGTTGCCACAAATGCCGGAACTTTAAGCCAAGAGATTACTATTCCGTTCAAACTTCCAAGTATAAAACCTACGCCCAAGCCAACCAAAACTGCTACAAACCAAGGAATACTATGATTTTGAGCAACTAGTGCGGCAAATATTCCTGATGCGCCCAAAATTGAGCCAACAGAAAGATCAATTCCTCCGGTTAATACTACAAAGGTCATACCAAGGGCAAGTAACCCATTAATGGATGCCTGCCGTAACAGGTTAAAAACGTTATTTACATCAAGGAATTTGGGTTTTAGTAAAGCAAAAATCAATATAACCAAAAACAGTCCAATCAATGTTGCAAACTTCTCTAAAAACTGACCTGCAGTCATTTTTCTGTAATTTTTTATATTCTCCATTTTTCATACCCCACTATCACATTTTAGATACAGCAAGTCTCATAATGTTTTCCTGTACAAAATCTTCCCTCGTAAGCTCTCCGCCTAATTTGCGATTGCTGAATACAACAATTCTGTCAGCCATTCCCATAACTTCAGGCATTTCAGAGGAAATCATTATTATAGAATTTCCCTGTGCAACAAAGTCACACATAATCTTATAGATTTCAGATTTAGCACCTACATCAATACCTCGGGTAGGCTCGTCCAATATTAACAGTTTAGGCTTTTTTATCAGCC of the Ruminiclostridium papyrosolvens DSM 2782 genome contains:
- a CDS encoding ABC transporter permease, which codes for MENIKNYRKMTAGQFLEKFATLIGLFLVILIFALLKPKFLDVNNVFNLLRQASINGLLALGMTFVVLTGGIDLSVGSILGASGIFAALVAQNHSIPWFVAVLVGLGVGFILGSLNGIVISWLKVPAFVATLGMLSVARGITYLASNAQPVPGLSEGFLKIGGGNVGIIPIPVIILVVVFIICSILIYKAKYGRYIFGVGGNAKAARLSGINVKKIKWSAYMIAGVLAGLAGVVLTSRVSSGLAMAGQNYETDAIAAVVMGGTSLAGGKGRLWGTLVGVLIIAALNNGLDMMAVSSYWQLIIKGLIIIAAVMMDSLNSSND